A genomic window from Streptomyces sp. NBC_00234 includes:
- the pruA gene encoding L-glutamate gamma-semialdehyde dehydrogenase: protein MDAVTQVPAPVNEPVRSYAPGSAERARLEVKLKELAENPIDLPMTIGGEKRMGGGERFDVVQPHNHKAVLGTFAGATEQDAQDAIDAALAAAPAWRAMSFDDRAAIILRAAELLAGPWRETLAASTMLGQSKTAQQAEIDTPCELVDFWRFNVHYARQILAEQPPANSPGVWNRMDHRPLEGFVYAITPFNFTAIAGNLPTAPALMGNVVVWKPSPTQTHAAVLLMQLLEEAGLPKGVINLVTGDGIAVSEVALNHRDLAGIHFTGSTPTFQHLWKTVGNNIANYRTYPRLVGETGGKDFVVAHPSADPAILKTALTRGSFEYQGQKCSASSRAYVPASIWNSGFKEAFAAEVDGITMGDVTDLSNFIGAVIDERSFAKNKAAIDRAAADPSCTIVAGGTYDDSVGYFVRPTVIECADPSNEVFTTEYFGPILAIHVYEDDAYDEMLAQMESVSDYALTGSVIAGDRAAAAHTMEKLRYAAGNFYINDKSTGAVVGQQPFGGGRASGTNDKAGAPQNLQRWTLTRAIKETLVPPTDYTYPHQG from the coding sequence ATGGACGCTGTTACCCAGGTCCCCGCGCCGGTCAACGAGCCGGTCCGCTCCTACGCCCCCGGCTCCGCCGAGCGCGCCCGCCTCGAGGTGAAGCTCAAGGAGCTCGCCGAGAACCCGATCGACCTGCCGATGACCATCGGCGGGGAGAAGCGGATGGGTGGCGGCGAGCGCTTCGACGTCGTGCAGCCGCACAACCACAAGGCCGTCCTCGGTACCTTCGCCGGTGCCACGGAGCAGGACGCGCAGGACGCGATCGACGCCGCCCTCGCCGCCGCCCCGGCGTGGCGCGCGATGTCCTTCGACGACCGCGCCGCGATCATCCTGCGCGCCGCCGAGCTGCTCGCCGGCCCCTGGCGCGAGACGCTGGCCGCCTCGACGATGCTCGGCCAGTCGAAGACCGCGCAGCAGGCCGAGATCGACACCCCCTGCGAGCTCGTCGACTTCTGGCGCTTCAACGTGCACTACGCGCGCCAGATCCTCGCCGAGCAGCCCCCGGCCAACTCGCCGGGCGTGTGGAACCGCATGGACCACCGCCCGCTGGAGGGCTTCGTCTACGCGATCACGCCGTTCAACTTCACGGCCATCGCGGGCAACCTGCCCACCGCCCCCGCCCTCATGGGCAACGTGGTGGTCTGGAAGCCGTCCCCCACGCAGACCCACGCCGCCGTGCTGCTGATGCAGCTCCTGGAGGAGGCCGGTCTGCCGAAGGGCGTCATCAACCTGGTGACCGGCGACGGCATCGCCGTCTCCGAGGTGGCCCTGAACCACCGCGATCTGGCCGGTATCCACTTCACCGGATCGACCCCGACCTTCCAGCACCTGTGGAAGACCGTCGGCAACAACATCGCCAACTACCGGACGTACCCGCGTCTGGTCGGCGAGACCGGCGGCAAGGACTTCGTCGTCGCCCACCCGAGCGCCGACCCGGCCATCCTGAAGACCGCGCTGACCCGTGGCTCCTTCGAGTACCAGGGCCAGAAGTGCTCGGCGTCCTCGCGTGCGTACGTGCCGGCCTCCATCTGGAACTCCGGTTTCAAGGAGGCGTTCGCGGCCGAGGTCGACGGCATCACCATGGGTGACGTCACCGACCTGTCGAACTTCATCGGCGCCGTGATCGACGAGCGTTCCTTCGCGAAGAACAAGGCCGCGATCGACCGTGCCGCGGCGGACCCGAGCTGCACGATCGTCGCGGGCGGCACCTACGACGACTCGGTCGGCTACTTCGTCCGCCCGACGGTCATCGAGTGCGCGGACCCGTCGAACGAGGTCTTCACGACCGAGTACTTCGGTCCGATCCTCGCGATCCACGTCTACGAGGACGACGCGTACGACGAGATGCTGGCCCAGATGGAGTCCGTGTCGGACTACGCCCTGACCGGCTCCGTCATCGCGGGCGACCGTGCCGCCGCGGCCCACACGATGGAGAAGCTGCGCTACGCCGCGGGCAACTTCTACATCAACGACAAGTCGACCGGTGCCGTCGTCGGCCAGCAGCCCTTCGGTGGCGGCCGTGCCTCGGGTACGAACGACAAGGCCGGTGCGCCGCAGAACCTGCAGCGCTGGACGCTGACCCGCGCCATCAAGGAGACGCTGGTCCCGCCGACCGACTACACCTACCCGCACCAGGGCTGA
- a CDS encoding GNAT family N-acetyltransferase — protein sequence MTRPAALHTAHTHELAPPLLDAVRAFLDTAFEGDFGNEDWDHTLGGVHVLVRGDGGELLAHGAVVQRRVLHADRSYRVGHVEGVAVRADRRREGLGSRVTAALEGVVDRAYAFGTLSASAAGAGLYASRGWEVWRGSIAALGPRGTVPLPDEEGSTYVRGGPDPRAGALVFDWRDGDVL from the coding sequence ATGACCCGTCCGGCCGCACTGCACACCGCGCACACCCACGAGCTGGCCCCGCCCCTTCTCGACGCCGTCCGGGCGTTCCTGGACACGGCCTTCGAAGGGGACTTCGGCAACGAGGACTGGGACCACACCCTGGGCGGCGTCCACGTCCTCGTGCGCGGGGACGGCGGCGAACTCCTCGCCCACGGCGCCGTCGTCCAGCGGCGGGTGCTGCACGCGGACCGCTCGTACCGCGTCGGACACGTCGAGGGCGTGGCCGTCCGCGCCGACCGGCGGCGCGAAGGTCTCGGAAGCCGGGTGACGGCCGCGCTGGAGGGCGTCGTCGACCGGGCGTACGCCTTCGGGACGCTGTCCGCCTCCGCGGCGGGGGCCGGGCTGTACGCGTCCCGCGGCTGGGAGGTCTGGCGGGGGAGTATCGCCGCCCTGGGCCCCCGGGGGACGGTGCCGCTGCCGGACGAGGAGGGCAGCACCTACGTACGCGGCGGTCCGGACCCCCGCGCGGGGGCGCTGGTCTTCGACTGGCGCGACGGGGACGTCCTCTGA
- a CDS encoding PucR family transcriptional regulator codes for MKGDYQELVDEISALLGAPATLENRDFGLVAFGAHDSDDDTAMDPVRTRSILTRRSTPAVRAWFEGFGIARATGPVRIPAAPEAGVFRGRICLPVRHRGVVLGYVWLLDADPGPTDDQLAAAMDVASRIGGLLSDEARAGTDLSREFGAVLTAGRGWQRDMAVAALREALGPYADGLHTVVCVSPWADDSPSVGTVPSAAALSTVAYPAGAAAVAQAPEAAPGSGTVSLAALIRLRSSDVLDPATTAADRLRSAAGPDATAGIAVPRRGLAELAVSWHEAVSAARAATAETRFGRVADWRAIGPYRLLASLPRTAPDPAVSTLLTAPHTELARTAEVFLDCAGQAGRTAAELGIHRQTLYYRLSRVHQLTGLDLNDGEDRLLLHMALKAARL; via the coding sequence GTGAAAGGCGATTACCAGGAGCTGGTCGACGAGATCTCGGCACTGCTCGGCGCCCCGGCGACCCTGGAGAACCGGGATTTCGGCCTGGTCGCTTTCGGCGCCCACGACAGCGACGACGACACGGCCATGGACCCGGTCCGCACCCGGTCCATCCTGACCCGCCGCTCCACACCGGCGGTCCGGGCCTGGTTCGAGGGCTTCGGCATCGCCAGGGCCACCGGCCCGGTCCGGATTCCGGCCGCCCCGGAGGCCGGTGTGTTCCGCGGCCGGATCTGCCTTCCCGTACGCCATCGGGGTGTCGTGCTCGGTTACGTGTGGCTGCTCGACGCGGATCCCGGGCCGACCGACGACCAGCTGGCGGCGGCGATGGACGTGGCCTCGCGGATCGGGGGACTGCTCTCCGACGAGGCGCGGGCGGGCACGGACCTGTCCCGGGAGTTCGGTGCGGTGCTCACGGCGGGCCGGGGCTGGCAGCGCGACATGGCGGTCGCCGCGCTGCGCGAGGCGCTCGGCCCCTACGCGGACGGTCTGCACACCGTGGTGTGCGTGAGCCCGTGGGCCGACGATTCGCCCTCGGTGGGTACGGTGCCGTCGGCGGCGGCCCTGTCCACGGTCGCGTACCCGGCCGGGGCGGCGGCTGTCGCGCAGGCTCCGGAAGCCGCGCCCGGCTCGGGCACCGTCTCCCTGGCCGCGCTGATCAGGCTGCGCTCGTCCGATGTCCTGGACCCCGCGACGACGGCCGCGGACCGGCTGCGCTCGGCTGCGGGCCCGGACGCCACCGCCGGGATCGCGGTCCCCCGCCGGGGCCTGGCGGAGCTGGCCGTCTCCTGGCACGAGGCCGTGTCGGCGGCCCGCGCCGCCACGGCCGAGACCCGCTTCGGCAGGGTCGCCGACTGGCGGGCCATCGGCCCGTACCGTCTGCTGGCCTCGCTCCCCCGCACCGCCCCCGACCCCGCGGTGAGCACGCTGCTGACCGCGCCGCACACCGAACTGGCCCGCACCGCCGAGGTGTTCCTCGACTGCGCGGGCCAGGCCGGCCGGACGGCCGCCGAGCTGGGCATCCACCGCCAGACGCTCTACTACCGGCTCTCCCGCGTCCACCAGCTCACCGGACTCGATCTGAACGACGGCGAGGACCGGCTCCTGCTGCACATGGCGCTGAAAGCGGCGCGGCTGTGA
- the ilvC gene encoding ketol-acid reductoisomerase has translation MAELFYDDDADLSIIQGRKVAVIGYGSQGHAHALSLRDSGVDVRVGLHEGSKSKAKAEEQGLRVVTPSEAAAEADVIMILVPDPIQAQVYEESIKDNLKDGDALFFGHGLNIRFGFIKPPANVDVCMVAPKGPGHLVRRQYEEGRGVPCIVAVEQDATGKGLALALSYAKGIGGTRAGVIKTTFTEETETDLFGEQAVLCGGTAALVKAGFETLTEAGYQPEIAYFECLHELKLIVDLMYEGGLEKMRWSISETAEWGDYVTGPRIITDATKAEMKKVLTEIQDGTFANAWMAEYHNGLPKYNEYKKADSDHLLETTGRELRKLMSWVNDEDA, from the coding sequence GTGGCCGAGCTGTTCTACGACGACGATGCCGACCTGTCCATCATCCAGGGCCGCAAGGTCGCGGTCATCGGCTACGGCAGCCAGGGCCACGCCCACGCGCTGTCGCTCCGTGACTCCGGCGTCGACGTCCGCGTCGGTCTGCACGAGGGCTCGAAGTCCAAGGCCAAGGCCGAGGAGCAGGGCCTGCGCGTGGTGACGCCCTCCGAGGCCGCCGCCGAGGCCGACGTCATCATGATCCTCGTCCCGGACCCGATCCAGGCCCAGGTCTACGAGGAGTCCATCAAGGACAACCTCAAGGACGGCGACGCGCTCTTCTTCGGCCACGGCCTGAACATCCGCTTCGGCTTCATCAAGCCGCCGGCCAACGTCGACGTCTGCATGGTCGCCCCCAAGGGCCCGGGCCACCTGGTCCGCCGTCAGTACGAGGAGGGCCGCGGCGTTCCGTGCATCGTGGCCGTCGAGCAGGACGCCACCGGCAAGGGCCTGGCCCTCGCCCTCTCGTACGCGAAGGGCATCGGCGGTACCCGCGCCGGCGTCATCAAGACGACCTTCACCGAGGAGACCGAGACCGACCTGTTCGGTGAGCAGGCCGTCCTCTGTGGTGGCACCGCCGCCCTGGTCAAGGCCGGTTTCGAGACCCTGACCGAGGCCGGCTACCAGCCGGAGATCGCGTACTTCGAGTGCCTCCACGAGCTGAAGCTCATCGTGGACCTCATGTACGAGGGCGGCCTGGAGAAGATGCGCTGGTCCATCTCGGAGACCGCCGAGTGGGGCGACTACGTCACCGGCCCGCGCATCATCACGGACGCCACCAAGGCCGAGATGAAGAAGGTCCTCACCGAGATCCAGGACGGCACCTTCGCCAACGCCTGGATGGCTGAGTACCACAACGGTCTGCCCAAGTACAACGAGTACAAGAAGGCCGACAGCGACCACCTGCTGGAGACCACCGGCCGTGAGCTGCGCAAGCTCATGAGCTGGGTGAACGACGAGGACGCGTAA
- a CDS encoding S1 family peptidase, with product MRRTLRARIGVSLLVGATLGLGATPAGAEPVPTASASAVPAPAAYALDATLERQLGAESAGTYLDAKTGGLVVTVTTDRAAERARAAGATVRRVTRSAAELDAAMDALEAGAKITGTSWGVDPRTNQVAVEADESVSARDMARVRAVANRLDGAVRIARVPGVFHREVAGGGAIYGGGSRCSAAFNVTKNSVRYFVTAGHCTNISANWSASSGGAVIGVREGTSFPTNDYGIVRYTDGSAPAGNVDLYNGSFQDIASAADAVVGQALKKSGSTTKVTSGTVTAVNVTVNYGDGPVYNMVRTTACSAGGDSGGAHFAGSVALGIHSGSSGCTGTSGSAIHQPVKEALAAYGVTVY from the coding sequence ATGAGACGCACCCTTCGTGCGCGCATCGGCGTTTCCCTGCTCGTCGGCGCGACCCTCGGCCTCGGCGCGACCCCCGCCGGGGCCGAGCCCGTTCCCACCGCAAGTGCCAGTGCCGTCCCCGCCCCGGCCGCGTACGCCCTGGACGCCACGCTGGAGCGGCAGCTCGGAGCCGAGAGCGCGGGCACCTACCTCGACGCGAAGACCGGCGGTCTCGTCGTCACCGTCACGACCGACCGCGCCGCCGAGCGGGCCCGTGCTGCCGGCGCCACCGTGCGCCGGGTCACCCGCAGCGCGGCGGAGCTCGACGCCGCGATGGACGCCCTGGAGGCCGGGGCGAAGATCACCGGCACCTCCTGGGGCGTCGACCCCCGCACCAACCAGGTCGCCGTGGAGGCCGACGAGTCGGTCTCCGCACGGGACATGGCCCGCGTCAGGGCCGTCGCGAACCGGCTCGACGGAGCCGTACGCATCGCCAGGGTGCCCGGGGTCTTCCACCGCGAGGTCGCGGGCGGCGGCGCCATCTACGGCGGCGGGAGCCGCTGTTCGGCCGCGTTCAACGTGACGAAGAACAGCGTCCGGTACTTCGTGACCGCGGGGCACTGCACCAACATCTCCGCCAACTGGTCCGCGAGTTCGGGCGGAGCGGTGATCGGCGTCCGCGAGGGCACCAGCTTCCCGACCAACGACTACGGCATCGTCCGGTACACCGACGGCTCCGCGCCCGCCGGGAACGTCGACCTCTACAACGGCAGCTTCCAGGACATCGCCTCCGCCGCCGACGCGGTCGTGGGCCAGGCCCTCAAGAAGAGCGGCTCCACCACGAAGGTGACCAGCGGCACCGTCACCGCGGTCAACGTGACCGTCAACTACGGTGACGGCCCCGTCTACAACATGGTCCGCACCACCGCCTGCTCGGCCGGCGGCGACAGCGGCGGCGCGCACTTCGCCGGTTCCGTCGCCCTCGGCATCCACTCGGGCAGCTCCGGCTGCACCGGCACCAGCGGCTCCGCCATCCACCAGCCGGTCAAGGAGGCCCTGGCCGCGTACGGCGTCACCGTGTACTGA
- a CDS encoding proline dehydrogenase family protein — protein MLGPVILAASRSDKMRRFISAAPGTKQVVDRFIAGETVEQVVPIVKDATGKGLEVTLDVVGEDITTPEQAAAARDAYLELIGRLKELGLGTRAEMSVKLSMFGQALDGGHELALANVRPVVEAAAAIGTTVTLDAEDHTTLDSMFTIHEELRKDFPQTGCVIQAYLFRTEDDARRLAAAGSRVRIVKGAYKEPASVAYQDKSEIDKAFVRIIKILMDGAGYPMIGSHDPRLIAITQELARKAGRKLDEYEFQMLYGIRSDEQIRLAAEGHRMRVYTAYGTDWYGYFMRRLAEKPANLLFFGRSILTKG, from the coding sequence GTGCTGGGTCCCGTGATTCTCGCCGCGTCCCGCAGCGACAAGATGCGTCGTTTCATCTCGGCAGCGCCGGGCACCAAGCAGGTCGTCGACCGGTTCATCGCCGGTGAGACCGTCGAGCAGGTCGTCCCGATCGTCAAGGACGCCACGGGCAAGGGCCTGGAGGTCACCCTCGACGTCGTGGGTGAGGACATCACCACCCCCGAGCAGGCCGCCGCCGCGCGCGACGCCTACCTGGAGCTGATCGGCCGGCTCAAGGAGCTGGGCCTCGGCACCCGCGCCGAGATGTCCGTCAAGCTGTCGATGTTCGGCCAGGCGCTGGACGGGGGCCACGAGCTGGCCCTCGCCAACGTGCGCCCCGTCGTCGAGGCCGCAGCGGCGATCGGCACCACGGTCACCCTGGACGCCGAGGACCACACGACCCTCGACTCGATGTTCACCATCCACGAGGAGCTGCGGAAGGACTTCCCGCAGACCGGCTGTGTGATCCAGGCGTACCTGTTCCGCACCGAGGACGACGCCCGCCGCCTGGCCGCCGCCGGCAGCCGCGTCCGCATCGTGAAGGGCGCCTACAAGGAGCCCGCCTCCGTCGCGTACCAGGACAAGTCGGAGATCGACAAGGCGTTCGTCCGCATCATCAAGATCCTGATGGACGGCGCGGGCTACCCGATGATCGGGTCCCACGACCCCCGCCTCATCGCCATCACCCAGGAGCTCGCCCGCAAGGCCGGGCGCAAACTGGACGAGTACGAGTTCCAGATGCTGTACGGCATCCGCAGCGACGAGCAGATCCGGCTCGCGGCCGAGGGCCACCGCATGCGCGTCTACACGGCGTACGGCACCGACTGGTACGGCTACTTCATGCGCCGTCTCGCGGAGAAGCCGGCCAACCTCCTGTTCTTCGGCCGCTCCATCCTCACCAAGGGCTGA
- a CDS encoding acetolactate synthase large subunit → MPMTEQATGAHHPQPRARHNGPSSATVEHVTGAQALIRSLEEVGADTVFGLPGGCILPAYDPLMDSTRVRHILVRHEQGAGHAATGYAQATGKVGVCMVTSGPGATNLVTPIADAHMDSVPLVAITGQVASKAIGTDAFQEADICGITMPVTKHNFLVTKAEDIPHTIAEAFHIASTGRPGPVLVDIAKDALQARTTFSWPPTQDLPGYRPVTKPHAKQIREAAKLITQAKRPVLYVGGGVIKAGATAELKVLAELTGAPVTTTLMALGAFPDSHPLHVGMPGMHGAVTAVTALQKADLIVALGARFDDRVTGKLDSFAPYAKIVHADIDPAEIGKNRAADVPIVGDAREVLADLVQAVQAEHTEGNTGDYEAWWKDLNRWRDTYPLGYDLPEDGSLSPQQVIQRVGQLAPEGTIFAAGVGQHQMWAAHFIDYEKPATWLNSGGAGTMGYAVPAAMGAKAGRPDRTVWAIDGDGCFQMTNQELTTCALNNIPIKVAIINNGALGMVRQWQTLFYNQRYSNTVLHSGADTEGAPAKGTRVPDFVKLSEAMGCYAIRCEDPADLDKVIEEANSINDRPVVIDFIVHEDAMVYPMVAAGTSNDEVMAARGVRPDFGDNEDD, encoded by the coding sequence ATGCCGATGACCGAGCAGGCCACCGGGGCCCACCACCCGCAGCCGCGGGCCCGTCACAACGGACCGTCGTCCGCCACCGTCGAGCACGTCACGGGCGCTCAGGCCCTCATCCGTTCTCTCGAGGAAGTCGGGGCCGACACCGTATTCGGCCTCCCCGGCGGTTGCATCCTTCCGGCGTACGACCCGCTGATGGACTCCACCCGGGTCCGCCACATCCTGGTCCGCCACGAGCAGGGTGCCGGTCACGCGGCCACCGGGTACGCGCAGGCCACCGGCAAGGTCGGTGTCTGCATGGTCACCTCGGGCCCCGGCGCCACCAACCTGGTCACCCCGATCGCCGACGCGCACATGGACTCCGTGCCGCTCGTCGCGATCACCGGCCAGGTCGCCTCGAAGGCGATCGGCACGGACGCCTTCCAGGAAGCCGACATCTGCGGCATCACGATGCCGGTCACCAAGCACAACTTCCTCGTCACCAAGGCCGAGGACATCCCGCACACCATCGCCGAGGCGTTCCACATCGCGTCCACCGGCCGTCCGGGGCCGGTCCTCGTCGACATCGCCAAGGACGCCCTCCAGGCGCGGACGACCTTCAGCTGGCCGCCCACCCAGGACCTGCCGGGCTACCGCCCCGTGACCAAGCCGCACGCCAAGCAGATCCGCGAGGCGGCCAAGCTCATCACGCAGGCCAAGCGCCCCGTGCTGTACGTCGGCGGGGGTGTCATCAAGGCGGGGGCCACCGCCGAGCTCAAGGTCCTCGCCGAGCTCACCGGAGCGCCCGTCACCACCACGCTGATGGCGCTCGGCGCGTTCCCCGACAGCCACCCGCTGCACGTGGGAATGCCGGGCATGCACGGTGCGGTCACCGCCGTCACCGCGCTGCAGAAGGCCGACCTGATCGTCGCCCTCGGAGCCCGCTTCGACGACCGCGTCACCGGCAAGCTGGACAGCTTCGCCCCGTACGCCAAGATCGTCCACGCCGACATCGACCCGGCCGAGATCGGCAAGAACCGCGCCGCGGACGTGCCGATCGTCGGGGACGCCCGCGAGGTCCTGGCCGACCTCGTCCAGGCCGTCCAGGCCGAGCACACCGAGGGCAACACCGGTGACTACGAGGCGTGGTGGAAGGACCTCAACCGCTGGCGCGACACCTACCCGCTCGGCTACGACCTGCCGGAGGACGGCAGTCTCTCCCCGCAGCAGGTCATCCAGCGGGTCGGTCAGCTCGCCCCCGAGGGCACGATCTTCGCCGCGGGCGTCGGGCAGCACCAGATGTGGGCCGCCCACTTCATCGACTACGAGAAGCCCGCCACCTGGCTGAACAGCGGCGGCGCCGGAACGATGGGGTACGCGGTCCCGGCCGCCATGGGCGCCAAGGCCGGCAGGCCCGACCGTACGGTCTGGGCGATCGACGGCGACGGCTGCTTCCAGATGACCAATCAGGAACTCACCACCTGCGCGCTCAACAACATCCCGATCAAGGTCGCGATCATCAACAACGGCGCGCTCGGGATGGTCCGCCAGTGGCAGACCCTCTTCTACAACCAGCGGTACTCCAACACCGTGCTGCACTCCGGCGCCGACACCGAGGGCGCTCCGGCGAAGGGCACCCGGGTGCCGGACTTCGTCAAGCTGTCCGAGGCCATGGGCTGCTACGCGATCCGCTGCGAGGACCCGGCCGACCTGGACAAGGTCATCGAAGAGGCCAACTCCATCAACGACCGCCCCGTCGTGATCGACTTCATCGTCCACGAGGACGCCATGGTGTACCCGATGGTCGCCGCAGGCACGTCCAACGACGAGGTCATGGCCGCCCGCGGTGTCCGCCCCGACTTCGGCGACAACGAAGACGACTGA
- the ilvN gene encoding acetolactate synthase small subunit: protein MSTKHTLSVLVENKPGVLARITALFSRRGFNIDSLAVGTTEHPDISRITIVVNVEDLPLEQVTKQLNKLVNVLKIVELEPAAAIQRELVLVKVRADNETRSQIVEIVQLFRAKTVDVSPEAVTIEATGGADKLEAMLKMLEQFGIKELVQSGTIAIGRGSRSITDRSLRALDRSA, encoded by the coding sequence ATGTCCACGAAGCACACACTCTCCGTCCTGGTCGAGAACAAGCCGGGTGTCCTCGCCCGGATCACGGCTCTGTTCTCCCGGCGCGGCTTCAATATCGACTCACTCGCGGTCGGTACCACCGAGCACCCCGACATCTCCCGCATCACCATCGTCGTGAATGTCGAGGACCTGCCACTGGAGCAGGTGACCAAGCAGCTCAACAAGCTGGTCAACGTACTGAAGATCGTCGAACTCGAGCCCGCCGCTGCGATCCAGCGCGAGCTCGTCCTGGTGAAGGTCCGCGCAGACAACGAGACCCGCTCCCAGATCGTCGAGATCGTTCAGCTGTTCCGCGCCAAGACCGTGGACGTCTCCCCGGAGGCCGTCACGATCGAGGCGACAGGAGGAGCCGACAAGCTGGAGGCCATGCTCAAGATGCTGGAGCAGTTCGGCATCAAGGAGCTCGTCCAGTCCGGCACCATCGCCATAGGGCGGGGTTCCCGGTCGATCACCGACCGCTCCCTGCGCGCGCTCGACCGCTCGGCGTAG
- the serA gene encoding phosphoglycerate dehydrogenase: MSSKPVVLIAEELSPATVDALGPDFEIRHCNGADRAELLPAIADVDAILVRSATKVDAEAIAAAKKLRVVARAGVGLDNVDVSSATKAGVMVVNAPTSNIVTAAELACGLLVATARNIPQANTALKNGEWKRSKYTGVELSEKVLGVVGLGRIGVLVAQRMSAFGMKIVAYDPYVQPARAAQMGVKLLALDELLEVADFITVHLPKTPETLGLIGDEALHKVKPSVRIVNAARGGIVDEEALASALKEGRVAGAGLDVYTKEPCTDSPLFQFDQVVCTPHLGASTDEAQEKAGIAVAKSVRLALAGELVPDAVNVQGGVIAEDVRPGLPLAEKLGRIFTALAGEVAARLDVEVYGEITQHDVKVLELSALKGVFEDVVDETVSYVNAPLFAQERGVEVRLTTSSESPDHRNVVTVRGTLSSGEEVAVSGTLAGPKHLQKIVAVGEYDVDLALADHMVVLRYEDRPGVVGAVGRILGEAGLNIAGMQVSRADAGGEALVVLTVDDTVPQSVLTEISEEIGAASARSVNLTD; this comes from the coding sequence GTGAGCTCGAAACCTGTCGTACTCATCGCTGAAGAGCTGTCGCCCGCCACGGTTGACGCTCTGGGTCCGGATTTCGAGATCCGGCACTGCAACGGCGCGGACCGCGCCGAGCTTCTCCCCGCGATCGCCGATGTCGACGCCATCCTGGTGCGCTCCGCCACCAAGGTCGACGCCGAAGCCATCGCCGCCGCGAAGAAGCTGCGGGTCGTCGCCCGCGCCGGAGTCGGCCTGGACAACGTCGACGTCTCCTCGGCCACCAAGGCCGGCGTGATGGTCGTCAACGCCCCGACCTCCAACATCGTCACCGCCGCCGAGCTCGCCTGTGGCCTGCTCGTCGCCACGGCGCGCAACATCCCGCAGGCCAACACCGCCCTGAAGAACGGCGAGTGGAAGCGCTCCAAGTACACGGGCGTCGAGCTCAGCGAGAAGGTCCTCGGCGTCGTCGGTCTCGGCCGCATCGGCGTCCTGGTCGCGCAGCGCATGTCGGCCTTCGGCATGAAGATCGTCGCGTACGACCCCTACGTGCAGCCCGCGCGTGCCGCGCAGATGGGCGTCAAGCTCCTCGCCCTCGACGAGCTGCTCGAGGTCGCCGACTTCATCACGGTGCACCTGCCCAAGACGCCGGAGACTCTCGGTCTCATCGGCGACGAGGCGCTGCACAAGGTGAAGCCCTCGGTGCGCATCGTCAACGCCGCCCGCGGTGGCATCGTCGACGAGGAGGCGCTCGCCTCCGCCCTCAAGGAGGGCCGCGTCGCCGGCGCCGGTCTGGACGTGTACACGAAGGAGCCCTGCACGGACTCCCCGCTGTTCCAGTTCGACCAGGTCGTCTGCACCCCGCACCTCGGCGCCTCCACCGACGAGGCCCAGGAGAAGGCGGGCATCGCGGTCGCCAAGTCCGTGCGTCTGGCCCTCGCCGGTGAGCTCGTGCCGGACGCGGTGAACGTCCAGGGCGGCGTCATCGCCGAGGACGTCCGTCCCGGACTGCCGCTCGCCGAGAAGCTCGGCCGGATCTTCACCGCGCTCGCGGGCGAGGTCGCGGCCCGGCTCGACGTCGAGGTGTACGGCGAGATCACCCAGCACGACGTGAAGGTGCTCGAACTCTCCGCGCTCAAGGGCGTGTTCGAGGACGTCGTCGACGAGACCGTGAGCTACGTCAACGCCCCGCTCTTCGCGCAGGAGCGCGGTGTCGAGGTCCGCCTCACCACCAGCTCCGAGTCGCCGGACCACCGCAACGTGGTGACCGTCCGCGGCACGCTGTCGAGCGGCGAGGAGGTCGCGGTCTCCGGCACGCTGGCCGGCCCCAAGCACCTCCAGAAGATCGTGGCCGTCGGCGAGTACGACGTCGACCTGGCACTCGCCGACCACATGGTCGTGCTGCGCTACGAGGACCGTCCGGGTGTCGTGGGCGCGGTCGGACGCATCCTCGGTGAGGCCGGTCTCAACATCGCGGGCATGCAGGTCTCGCGGGCGGACGCGGGCGGCGAGGCGCTCGTCGTCCTCACCGTCGACGACACCGTCCCGCAGTCGGTGCTCACCGAGATCTCCGAGGAGATCGGCGCCGCCTCGGCCCGTTCGGTGAACCTCACCGACTGA